A region from the Alosa alosa isolate M-15738 ecotype Scorff River chromosome 7, AALO_Geno_1.1, whole genome shotgun sequence genome encodes:
- the LOC125297385 gene encoding zinc finger protein 239-like: MVTLTGASKYPHGTQQNDELNLHQCSQCGKAFKRARTLKIHMLTHTGEKPHQCVQCGKAFTQMSKLNRHMHTHTGEKPHQCAQCGKGFYQMSTLKRHMLTHTGEKPHQCVQCGKAFTEMSSLRTHMFTHTGEKAHQCAQCGKCFYQTSTLKSHMRTHTGDKPHQCAQCGKGFYQTSSLKIHMLSHTGEKPHICAQCGKGFYQTSTLKSHMLTHTGEKPHQCVHCGKAFTQMSNLRTHMLTHTGEKAHQCAQCGKGFYRPSALKIHMLTHTGEKPHICAQCGKGFYQTSSLKRHMGTHTGEKPHQ; the protein is encoded by the coding sequence ATGGTAACTCTTACAGGTGCATCAAAATATCCACACGGAACACAACAGAATGATGAACTCAACCTGCATCAATgttcccagtgtggaaaagcatttaaaAGGGCCAGAACTCTTAAAATCCATATGCTtactcacactggagagaagcctcatcaatgtgtccagtgtggaaaagcatttacaCAAATGTCAAAGCTTAACCGtcacatgcatactcacactggcgagaagcctcatcaatgtgcccagtgtgggaAAGGTTTTTATCAAATGTCAACTCTTAAACGCCATATGCTTACTCACACTGGCGAGAAGCCTCatcaatgtgtccagtgtggaaaagcatttacagaaatgtcaaGTCTTAGGACCCATATGtttacacacactggagagaaggctcatcaatgtgcccagtgtggaaaatgtTTTTATCAAACATCAACTCTTAAAAGCCATATGCGAACACACACTGGTGATAAGCCTCatcaatgtgcccagtgtggaaaaggtttttatCAAACATCATCTCTTAAAATCCATATGCTttctcacactggagagaagcctcatatatgtgcccagtgtggaaaaggtttttatCAAACATCAACTCTTAAAAGCCATATGCTtactcacactggagagaagcctcatcaatgtgtccattgtggaaaagcatttacaCAAATGTCAAATCTTAGGACCCATATGcttacacacactggagagaaggctcatcaatgtgcccagtgtggaaaaggatTTTATCGACCATCAGCTCTTAAAATCCATATGCTtactcacactggagagaagcctcatatatgtgcccagtgtggaaaaggtttttatCAAACATCATCTCTTAAACGCCATATGGGaactcacactggagagaagccacaTCAATga